The window ATACAACGAAGATCCGCTAGAGGTCGCTAAAAACTTCGAGACCCACGGGATACAGTCGTTGCATCTGGTAGACCTGGACGGGGCTAAGTCAAGTCATATTGTTAACTACAAAGTCCTGGAAAAGATAGCATCCAAAACAAGTTTAAAAATTGACTTTGGAGGAGGTTTAAAATCTGATGAAGATTTAAAAATAGCCTTTGAGAGTGGAGCCAATCAAATTACAGGAGGAAGTATAGCCGTTAAAAACCCGGAAGTATTTAAACAATGGATATTAAAATACGGAAGTGAAAAGATCATTCTTGGGGCTGATGCTAATCACGAAAAAATAGCGGTAAGCGGATGGCAGGAAGAATCGGCGGAAGAATTGATACCTTTTATACAACGCTATCAAAAAGAAGGTGTTAACTATGTAATATGCACAGATATTTCTAAAGACGGTATGTTGCAAGGTCCTTCTTTTGAATTGTACCAAAAAATTTTATCTGAATGTAATACAAAAGACATGTCAGTTCGGGCGCAGTCGAGAACAGAACAGGAAAAACTCACTCAGAACGAATCTCAGCAGCGTCAAGGTATAAAACTGATTGCCTCCGGAGGTATTTCAACCTTTGATGAGTTACCTAAACTGGCTGAATTAGGTTGTGAAGGTACTATTATCGGTAAAGCCATATACGAAGGAAGAATTAGACTACAACAACTGGAGCAGTTTATTTTAAGTAGTTAATGATGGTCACCTCGAGCGTAGTCGAGAGGTGGTATATAAGAGTTTAGGTCTCGACTACGCTCGACCTGAAAACAATATAATGTAACTGTAAAATGTTAACAAAACGAATAATACCTTGTTTGGATATAAAAAACGGGAGAACTGTTAAGGGAGTAAACTTTGTTGACCTTCGGGATGCGGGAGATCCGGTTGAACTTGCTGGGATCTATGCCAGGGAAGGAGCAGACGAACTGGTGTTTTTAGACATTTCTGCGACAGAAGAGCGGAGAAGAACTTTGGCAGAGCTGGTTTTGCATGTTGCGGAAAAGGTGAATATACCATTTACTGTAGGCGGCGGCATAAGTTCGGTAGAAGATGTAGATCGTTTACTGAAATGTGGCGCTGATAAAGTATCTGTGAACTCTTCTGCGGTTAAAAATCCGCAGTTAATCAACGATCTTGCCGCTAAATTTGGCAGCCAATGTGTCGTTGTAGCCATTGATGCAAAACAAATAGACGGACAGTGGAAAGTGCATTTGGTCGGAGGTAAAGTTCCTACCGGATTAGATCTGTTTGAATGGGCAAAAGAAGTAGAACAACGAGGGGCAGGCGAGATCCTGTTTACCTCCATGGATCATGACGGAACTAAAAACGGATTTGCCAATGAAGCACTTTCAAGGTTGTCAACAGAACTTAATATTCCAATTATTGCTTCAGGTGGGGCCGGCAAAATAGAAGATTTTATAGACACCTTTAAGGAAGGTAAGGCAGATGCAGCTTTGGCTGCAAGTGTATTTCATTTTAAAGAAATTGAGATCTTGGAGTTAAAGAGAAAATTAGAAGAACAAAACATACCAGTAAGACTTTAAAATTATGTTAGAAATAAACTTTAATAAAAACAAAGATGGCTTGGTTCCCGCTATTATCCAGGATGTCAGCACTAAGAATGTATTGATGCTGGGATATATGAACGAAGAAGCTTACGTAAAAACACTTGAAACAAGAAAAGTAACTTTCTATAGCAGGACCAAACAACGTTTATGGACCAAAGGAGAAGAGAGCGGCAATTTTCTGAATCTTATCAATATTAAGGTCGACTGCGACAATGATACGCTCTTAATTCAGGCAGACCCGGTAGGGCCGGTTTGCCACAAAGGTACAGATACCTGCTGGGCAGAAGAAAACATTTCCGGTTTCGGCTTTTTTAGTGTATTGGAAGACATTATAAAAAGCAGGCAACAAAGTGCCGATGCAGATAGTAGTTATGTAGCTTCATTATTTGCCAAAGGAATCAATAAGATAGCACAGAAAGTAGGAGAGGAAGCTGTAGAAACAGTTATAGAAGCAAAAGACGATAACGAAGAACTTTTTTTAAATGAAAGTGCCGACTTATTGTTTCATTACTTAATATTGCTCAGGGCAAAGGGTTATTCGTTGAAAGATATTGAAAAGGTTTTACAGGACAGACACCGATAAAATGAGGCTTTTTCTTAAATTTAAACATGACTAAGAAAACAATCAATTTAAAATCTGCCATTAAAAAACAATTTCGCTCGCAACGACAAATTGGGAAAGCACCGGGAACCATTACCTATATGGGTAACCGCGAGGATGGTAAATATGCGGTTACCGTTATCGATTATTCTGAAGACTTATTCGATTTTCAGACACTCACTAAAGTTGAAGATGCCCTCACATTTAAGGAGCAGGTAAATGTTACCTGGTTTAATGTGTATGGACTCAGTAATGAAAAGGAAATCGATAAACTTGGTAATTATTTCAATATAAATCCACTGGTTTTAGAAGATATTGTAAACACCAATCAACGCCCTAAGATCGATGAGTACGACGATTATGTGTTTGCAACTCTTAAAATGCTTTATCTCGATAAAGATTATGAAATAGCTACAGAGCACTGTGCTATCATTCTCTGTGAAAATAATGTATTGCTTTTTCAGGAAATAGAATTAGATGTTTTTGAAGGGGTTCGCGACCGTATTAAAAACAAGTACGGACGTATCCGGACCCGGCAGTCAGATTATTTGTTCTTTGCTTTAATCGATGCTATTATCGATCAATATTTTGTGGTTACAGAAAATATTGCCGCAAAGATCGATGCATTGGAGGAAGAGGTATACAATCATCCTGACCAGGCTACGGCTGAAAAAATACAAAAGTTAAAGAAAGAGGTGCTTTCCGTACGAAAGTGGGTGGTTCCGGTAAAAGATCTGGTAAACCGTATTATAGAATCAGAACACCATTTAATAACCAAAGAAACGAAACTCTTTTTAAGGGATGCCTTGGATCACAGCATCCAAATTCATGAGAATATCCAGTTATACAGAGAACTCATCACCAACCTTATGGAGGTGTATATGACGAATATGAGTAATAAAATGAATGAGGTAATGAAAGTGCTGACCATCATCGCAACTATCTTTATTCCGCTCACATTTATTGCAGGCGTGTACGGTATGAATTTCAGAAACATGCCCGAATTAGAATACAGGTACGGATATCATGTAGTATTAGGGTTAATGCTCGTTATTTTTATATTAATGGTATTGTACTTTAAGCGCAAACGGTGGTTTTGATTTTAATGATTTATAAAGGAAGGTTAAACTGGAAAGAGTACCGCAAAGCCTCCTGATTTTGCGGAGCGTGGGTTATTAACAATAACTAATAGGTACTACTGTAACAATTCATATATTAATCACTCTTTAGTATAAAAAATAATAGCTTGCTCATTATAAAAAGACTATCTATACGAACACTTTTCATTGTATTCTTCTCATTATTCGGTTGTAATCAGAATAAGTGTAACCTGAATGGTACATGGGAACAGGAAGGGTATGGCAGAATACTTCAGATAAAGGACTCGCTTTTTGCCTACTATAACATAACCGAAGAATCATGTTTGCCACTAGTTGAAAAGGACAATTTTAATGGACGATGGAAGCTAGTAAAAGCAACGGATACCGAATTGGTTTTAAACCCGGGAGGAGAAGTAGATTATAGTTTTACCCGGATTGATTCCATTCCTGAAAATTGTAATAAAGCCACTTATAACAACACACCAAAAGAAAATTTTGAGGTACTATGGAAGACATTTAATGACCATTATGCCTTTTTTAAGCCGCGAAATATAAATTGGAATGATATTTATAAAAAATATTTACCTGTAATCGATACCGTTAGTTCGGATAAGGAGCTGTATAGTGTATTCAAAGAAATCTTAAACCAGTTCGATGATGGACATATAAAATTAATAGTGCCAGATTCATTAAAAGAGATTTCAAAACCTGAAACAATTGCAAAAACAAAACCAATAATTAAAGAAAGAATAAAAGCAGATATTATTAAAGAATATGTTTCTGATGCTAAGACCTATAATCATGTTGTTACATGGGGCAAATTAAAGCATAACAGCTATGGCTACATTCATATATCAGACATGAATAATTTTGCACATTATGTTGCTAATGAAATAGCAGACAAACAAGAATTCCGTAATAGATATGATGAGATAAGTCAAGCCAAAAAGCCTAAGGAACTTTTTAATGATGAAGTAGCAGGAGTAGATTATATAATGAATAAAATTCTAAATGATTTTAAAGATACTGACGCTATTGTAGTCGATTTAAGGTTTAACGGAGGTGGTTATGGCCGTGTTGCGCTTCAATTGCTGCAATATTTCATTAAGGAATCAAGACACGTTATGACGATTAAAGCAAAAAATAAAGATCACTTTACCGATAATCAAAAAATAATTCTAACACCTGCCAAGAGCGGTTATAAAGGGGAGTTAATTGTTCTTACGAGTCACAATACCGCAAGTGCTGCAGAAGTCTTTGTATTAGGAACACTGGCTTATCCTGAAATTAAAAGATATGGGTCATCAACCCGTGGTATTTTTTCAGAAATTCTGTGGAAGAACCTCCCAAACGGATGGGAGTTCAGCCTTTCTAATGAAATTTATACTGATATTAATGGTATTGGCTATGAGGTGAAAGGAATCCCGCCAAACTATAAGATGAGTTATCCAAAGCTAAAATCCGACTTCTATAAAAGTTTTTATAAGAAAAATGGCTTTCACGATCACCTTTTAGACAGCTTGTTACTCGATCATCGAGATTTAAATGCTCCGACGCTTGCCCTTGTGAAATAGTCCTGATGGAATTTCACAGGGCTTGCGTCGAAATGTTTTGCCATGCGCCGGCCGGCTCCATCGCTAAAAAGGGCTACCAGACCTTTTCTTTACGCTTGGCCCTCTCGTGGGCTTGCCCCGAGGTAGTTTACTTCAGTTGTAATTCCCGAGTATTAAAGCTCAATCCCTGGTTAAAAGCAGTAATATAGGAATGTAAAAAGAATGTATAATGTGTTTTCAATTTGCAGTAATACGATAATGCGAATTGAAAGATCATTAATTACTATATGAAATGACAAGAGTTAAAAAAAGGCTAAAAAATAAAGCTATCGATAATTTTCATTACAGAATATTTATTTTCACGATTGCTAATTTTAAATATTCTTATTTTGAAACAACTATCCTCTAAGTTCCTTTTGGTTCTTTCAGTATTATTGGTATTATCGTCGTGCGCTACGATCAATAAGGCCGGAAAATCTAAAAAAGCAGACGGCGCTACAGCTAAAGCTCCTGCTAAAAATCCTAATGGTAATGGTATTCAGCCTTATAACAAGGTAATTACTAAAGATGCCAAAAGCGATGCCGGGTTATTTACAGTACACAAACTGGATGAAAAGTATTTTTATGAAATTCCTGATTCTCTTTTTGAACGTGAGATGTTAATGGTTACTCGTATTGCAAAAACTGCCAACGGATTAGGATTTGGCGGAGGTAAGCAGAACGAGCAAGTATTACGTTGGCAAAAGAAAGACAAGAAAGTACTATTAAGAGTAGTTTCTTATAATGTGGTAGCCAATGATTCACTTCCGGTTCATGAAGCTGTGGTAAATTCGAATTTTGAACCGGTACTTGCTACTTTCCCGGTAAAAGCAATAGGTAAAGATTCAACAAGTACGGTGATTGATGTAACTTCCCTTTTTGAAGGAGATATAAAACCTTTAGGATTACCGTTGCGTGCAAGAAAAGGATTTAAGGTTACACGTCTTGAAAACGACAAGTCCTTTATCGAAAGTATAAAAAGCTATCCGCAGAATATCGAATCCAGACACGTTAAAACCTATAGTGCCGGAGAGCCACCTTCAAACACTACTACAGGTACGATCTCAATCGAGCTTAACAACTCGATGATCCTATTGCCTAAAGTGCCGATGAAACGTCGTTATTTTGACGAGCGCGTAGGATGGTTTACCAGTTCACAAACAGATTATGGATTAGATGTACAACGAAGCAAAAGTGTTGAGTACCTTGATCGTTGGAGACTTGAGGTTAAAGACGAAGATATCGAAAAGTTTAAAAGAGGCGAACTGGTAGAGCCTAAAAAACCTATTGTATACTATATTGACAGGGCTACACCGGAAAAATGGAGAAAATATATCAAGCAAGGTGTCGAAGACTGGCAGGTAGCCTTTGAAGCAGCCGGATTTAAGAATGCTATTATCGCTAAAGATGCTCCGACCCCGGAAGAAGACCCTGAGTGGAGTCCGGAAGATGTTCGTTATTCAGTAGTGCGTTATTTAGCCTCTCCGATACCGAATGCTAACGGCCCTCACGTTAGTGACCCCAGATCGGGAGAAATCCTTGAAAGTGATATTAACTGGTATCATAATGTAATGTCGTTACTTAGAGGCTGGTTCTTTGTGCAGACAGCAGCCATCAACCCTGAAGCACAAAGTACTGAGTTTAAAGATGAAGTAATGGGACGTCTGATCCGTTTTGTGTCATCACATGAGGTTGGACATACCTTAGGTTTGCCACACAACATGGGAAGTAGTATTGCTTATCCTGTAGAAAAATTACGCGATGCGGCTTTTACTCAAAAATATGGTACTGCCCCGTCTATCATGGATTATGCCCGTTTTAACTATGTGGCACAACCGGGCGATGAAGGAGTTGCCTTAATGCCGAATATCGGTATCTATGATAAGTACTCTATTTCTTGGGGCTACAGACCTATTCTGGATAAAACTGCCGAAGAAGAAAAAGAAATTCTTAACCAATGGATTTTAAAACATGCAGGAGACCCACTCTACAGATTCGGACATCAACAGGCAGGTAATGTTGTAGATCCGAGTTCTCAGACTGAAGACCTGGGTGATAACGCCATGCTGGCCAGTGAGTATGGTATCAGGAACTTAAAGCGTATTGTTCCGAATTTAATCAAGTGGACAACCACAGAAGGGGAGACATACGAAGATTTAGGAGAGATGTATGGACATGTCATCAGCCAGTTCAACCGTTATATGGGCCATGTCTCTAATAACATCGGTGGGGTGTATGAGTATTATAAAGCAGCCGGACAGGATGGAGCCGTTTATACTCATGTTGACAAAAACCATCAGAAAGAAGCATTACAGTTTGTAATAGACCAGTTGTTTGAAACCCCGGAATGGCTATTAAATCAGGAAATATTCAATAAGATAGAATACTCAGGGTCTATAGAGCGTATACGCGGTTTACAAGCCCGTAGCTTAAACAACATTTTAAGTGTTGGTAAGATGGCACGTATGATCGAAAATGAAGCTGCTAACGGAAATGACGCATACAAGTTAACCGATATGATGCGTGATTTGAGAAATGGACTATGGACTGAACTGAGATCCGGCAAAGCTATAGATACATATCGCAGAAATTTACAACGCGCACATATCGACAGGTTAGCATACTTAATGACAGCACCGAACCAGAGCGCCGCAAAAGGAAGCAGGTATGTAAAAGGTACGGCAGTAAATACAAGCCAGTCAGATATTAGAGCCGTTGTAAGAGCCGAACTAAAATCATTACAGAATGCCATCCGGTCTGGACTTGGGAGAACAGGAAATAGTAT of the Zhouia spongiae genome contains:
- a CDS encoding HisA/HisF-related TIM barrel protein — its product is MRIIPAIDIIDGKCVRLTKGDYSTKKIYNEDPLEVAKNFETHGIQSLHLVDLDGAKSSHIVNYKVLEKIASKTSLKIDFGGGLKSDEDLKIAFESGANQITGGSIAVKNPEVFKQWILKYGSEKIILGADANHEKIAVSGWQEESAEELIPFIQRYQKEGVNYVICTDISKDGMLQGPSFELYQKILSECNTKDMSVRAQSRTEQEKLTQNESQQRQGIKLIASGGISTFDELPKLAELGCEGTIIGKAIYEGRIRLQQLEQFILSS
- the hisF gene encoding imidazole glycerol phosphate synthase subunit HisF; this translates as MLTKRIIPCLDIKNGRTVKGVNFVDLRDAGDPVELAGIYAREGADELVFLDISATEERRRTLAELVLHVAEKVNIPFTVGGGISSVEDVDRLLKCGADKVSVNSSAVKNPQLINDLAAKFGSQCVVVAIDAKQIDGQWKVHLVGGKVPTGLDLFEWAKEVEQRGAGEILFTSMDHDGTKNGFANEALSRLSTELNIPIIASGGAGKIEDFIDTFKEGKADAALAASVFHFKEIEILELKRKLEEQNIPVRL
- the hisIE gene encoding bifunctional phosphoribosyl-AMP cyclohydrolase/phosphoribosyl-ATP diphosphatase HisIE, translated to MLEINFNKNKDGLVPAIIQDVSTKNVLMLGYMNEEAYVKTLETRKVTFYSRTKQRLWTKGEESGNFLNLINIKVDCDNDTLLIQADPVGPVCHKGTDTCWAEENISGFGFFSVLEDIIKSRQQSADADSSYVASLFAKGINKIAQKVGEEAVETVIEAKDDNEELFLNESADLLFHYLILLRAKGYSLKDIEKVLQDRHR
- the corA gene encoding magnesium/cobalt transporter CorA, coding for MTKKTINLKSAIKKQFRSQRQIGKAPGTITYMGNREDGKYAVTVIDYSEDLFDFQTLTKVEDALTFKEQVNVTWFNVYGLSNEKEIDKLGNYFNINPLVLEDIVNTNQRPKIDEYDDYVFATLKMLYLDKDYEIATEHCAIILCENNVLLFQEIELDVFEGVRDRIKNKYGRIRTRQSDYLFFALIDAIIDQYFVVTENIAAKIDALEEEVYNHPDQATAEKIQKLKKEVLSVRKWVVPVKDLVNRIIESEHHLITKETKLFLRDALDHSIQIHENIQLYRELITNLMEVYMTNMSNKMNEVMKVLTIIATIFIPLTFIAGVYGMNFRNMPELEYRYGYHVVLGLMLVIFILMVLYFKRKRWF
- a CDS encoding S41 family peptidase codes for the protein MLIIKRLSIRTLFIVFFSLFGCNQNKCNLNGTWEQEGYGRILQIKDSLFAYYNITEESCLPLVEKDNFNGRWKLVKATDTELVLNPGGEVDYSFTRIDSIPENCNKATYNNTPKENFEVLWKTFNDHYAFFKPRNINWNDIYKKYLPVIDTVSSDKELYSVFKEILNQFDDGHIKLIVPDSLKEISKPETIAKTKPIIKERIKADIIKEYVSDAKTYNHVVTWGKLKHNSYGYIHISDMNNFAHYVANEIADKQEFRNRYDEISQAKKPKELFNDEVAGVDYIMNKILNDFKDTDAIVVDLRFNGGGYGRVALQLLQYFIKESRHVMTIKAKNKDHFTDNQKIILTPAKSGYKGELIVLTSHNTASAAEVFVLGTLAYPEIKRYGSSTRGIFSEILWKNLPNGWEFSLSNEIYTDINGIGYEVKGIPPNYKMSYPKLKSDFYKSFYKKNGFHDHLLDSLLLDHRDLNAPTLALVK
- a CDS encoding zinc-dependent metalloprotease, translating into MLKQLSSKFLLVLSVLLVLSSCATINKAGKSKKADGATAKAPAKNPNGNGIQPYNKVITKDAKSDAGLFTVHKLDEKYFYEIPDSLFEREMLMVTRIAKTANGLGFGGGKQNEQVLRWQKKDKKVLLRVVSYNVVANDSLPVHEAVVNSNFEPVLATFPVKAIGKDSTSTVIDVTSLFEGDIKPLGLPLRARKGFKVTRLENDKSFIESIKSYPQNIESRHVKTYSAGEPPSNTTTGTISIELNNSMILLPKVPMKRRYFDERVGWFTSSQTDYGLDVQRSKSVEYLDRWRLEVKDEDIEKFKRGELVEPKKPIVYYIDRATPEKWRKYIKQGVEDWQVAFEAAGFKNAIIAKDAPTPEEDPEWSPEDVRYSVVRYLASPIPNANGPHVSDPRSGEILESDINWYHNVMSLLRGWFFVQTAAINPEAQSTEFKDEVMGRLIRFVSSHEVGHTLGLPHNMGSSIAYPVEKLRDAAFTQKYGTAPSIMDYARFNYVAQPGDEGVALMPNIGIYDKYSISWGYRPILDKTAEEEKEILNQWILKHAGDPLYRFGHQQAGNVVDPSSQTEDLGDNAMLASEYGIRNLKRIVPNLIKWTTTEGETYEDLGEMYGHVISQFNRYMGHVSNNIGGVYEYYKAAGQDGAVYTHVDKNHQKEALQFVIDQLFETPEWLLNQEIFNKIEYSGSIERIRGLQARSLNNILSVGKMARMIENEAANGNDAYKLTDMMRDLRNGLWTELRSGKAIDTYRRNLQRAHIDRLAYLMTAPNQSAAKGSRYVKGTAVNTSQSDIRAVVRAELKSLQNAIRSGLGRTGNSMSRIHLQDASERIDAILNPNG